One part of the Anguilla anguilla isolate fAngAng1 chromosome 11, fAngAng1.pri, whole genome shotgun sequence genome encodes these proteins:
- the tgm2a gene encoding protein-glutamine gamma-glutamyltransferase 2a, whose product MAEELDLASCDLEFKYNNEEHHTDLHGVDRLIVRRGQPFAITLHLRSGTLQPGVSAFQLIAETGPTPEEKWGTKATFGLTDTINKKCWSASASCSPGNIVSLLICPSPKAPIGRYSLTLDHGHKVKLGEFVLLFNPWCLRDVVYMEGEEMRKEYILSQDGLIYRGTPKCFNILPWNFGQFEPGILDICLRILDENPKHLRNPGKDCSGRRNAVYVTRVLSAMINCNGDRGVLQGNWSGDYEDGTSPSYWNSSVPILQEWKSSECCAVCYGQCWVFAAVACTVSRALGIPCRVVTNFESAHDTNSNLLIEYYYTADGENEGDDSVWNFHVWVESWMTRPDLGLGYEGWQVSDPTPQEKSEGVYCCGPIPLKAIKQGELTLKYDAPFVFAEVNADVVKYITLKDGRKIKFGGSTTRVGQCISTKCVGKDSREDITHLYKYPEGSEEERMVFEKASHHNKLREEGLEPGLKLKIKVSPDMKRGSDFDVFAVIANNTPVAKTCRLMYHGRGVTYNGKLRGACGLTDISDLQVAPGEEKSLPLSMCYGNYNSVITQDAMIRLMAILIDVDTKEMFNKTRTIVLEDPEINIRILGEPKENRQLTAELSLQNPLPEPLMKCTFSVGGANLTDGKTITETVESVGPRETTTVKIRFTPTYVGLRKLVVDFSSDKLSNIKGYKNVIVGK is encoded by the exons ATGGCTGAAG AACTGGACCTTGCCAGTTGTGATTTGGAGTTTAAGTACAACAACGAGGAACATCACACTGACCTTCACGGGGTGGACCGCCTGATCGTTCGGCGGGGTCAGCCGTTCGCCATCACCCTGCACCTACGATCCGGAACCCTCCAGCCCGGGGTCAGCGCCTTCCAGCTCATCGCCGAGACAG GGCCAACCCCTGAAGAGAAATGGGGTACCAAGGCAACCTTCGGTCTGACCGACACCATCAACAAAAAATGCTGGAGTGCATCAGCGTCGTGTTCTCCTGGAAACATCGTCTCCCTGCTTATCTGTCCATCCCCGAAAGCTCCCATTGGACGCTACTCTTTGACCTTGGACCATGGACACAAGGTCAAACTGGGAGAGTTTGTACTGCTTTTCAACCCCTGGTGTCTAC GAGACGTAGTGTACATGGAAGGTGAAGAGATGAGGAAGGAGTACATCCTGTCCCAGGACGGTCTTATTTACAGGGGTACCCCTAAGTGCTTCAACATTCTCCCCTGGAATTTTGGTCAG TTTGAACCTGGGATCCTGGACATTTGCCTGAGAATCCTGGACGAGAACCCCAAACACTTGCGGAACCCGGGGAAGGACTGCTCAGGGAGACGGAATGCCGTGTACGTGACCAGAGTTCTCAGCGCCATG ATCAACTGTAACGGCGACAGAGGGGTTCTGCAGGGAAACTGGTCAGGAGACTATGAGGACGGCACGTCCCCCTCATACTGGAACAGCAGTGTTCCGATTCTGCAAGAATGGAAGTCCAGTGAATGCTGTGCGGTTTGCTATGGGCAATGCTGGGTGTTCGCGGCTGTGGCATGCACAG TGTCTCGTGCCCTGGGGATCCCGTGTCGCGTGGTCACAAACTTCGAGTCGGCCCACGACACCAACAGCAACCTCCTGATCGAGTACTACTACACCGCGGACGGAGAGAACGAAGGCGACGATTCCGTTTG GAACTTCCACGTGTGGGTGGAATCCTGGATGACGCGCCCCGACCTCGGCCTCGGGTACGAGGGCTGGCAAGTCAGCGACCCCACACCCCAGGAGAAAAGCGAAG GTGTCTACTGCTGTGGCCCCATCCCACTGAAAGCCATCAAACAGGGGGAGCTCACCCTGAAGTACGACGCCCCCTTTGTATTTGCGGAGGTCAACGCCGACGTGGTCAAATACATAACGTTAAAGGATGGTCGAAAGATCAAATTCGGTGGGTCAACAACCCGTGTGGGCCAGTGCATCAGCACCAAGTGTGTGGGCAAGGACAGCAGGGAAGACATCACGCACCTCTACAAGTACCCTGAAG GTTCGGAGGAGGAGCGGATGGTCTTCGAGAAAGCCAGCCACCACAACAAGCTGCGCGAGGAAGGGCTGGAGCCAGGCCTGAAGCTCAAGATCAAGGTGTCCCCGGACATGAAGAGGGGCTCCGACTTCGACGTGTTCGCCGTCATCGCCAACAACACACCCGTGGCCAAGACCTGCCGCCTCATGTACCACGGCAGGGGCGTGACCTACAACGGGAAGCTGCGGGGCGCCTGCGGACTGACGGACATTTCTGACCTGCAGGTCGCGCCCGGGGAAG AGAAGAGCCTCCCCCTCAGCATGTGCTATGGCAACTACAACTCAGTGATTACCCAGGATGCCATGATCCGCCTGATGGCCATTCTCATTGACGTCGATACCAAGGAGATGTTCAACAAAACCAGGACAATAGTCCTGGAGGACCCAGAAATCAACATCAGG ATCCTGGGGGAACCTAAAGAGAACCGGCAGCTGACGGCAGAGCTCTCACTGCAAAACCCTCTCCCTGAGCCCCTGATGAAGTGCACCTTCTCTGTGGGAGGAGCCAATCTGACAGACGGGAAGACCATCACTGAGAC GGTTGAAAGTGTAGGACCCAGGGAGACCACCACGGTTAAGATACGTTTCACGCCTACCTACGTGGGACTGAGAAAGCTGGTGGTGGATTTCAGCAGCGACAAGCTGAGCAATATCAAGGGATACAAGAACGTTATTGTAGGAAAATGA